In Roseomonas fluvialis, one genomic interval encodes:
- a CDS encoding Bug family tripartite tricarboxylate transporter substrate binding protein translates to MTIPAFRRRALLGAAALPLAAPAFAQEGFPTRPLRLVVGFTPGGATDISARAIAPKMGEALGQPVIVENRPGAGSNIASEVVARSPADGHTLLLATLGALVVSPMVVRLPIDPARDLVPISIAVDLFNILVLPMDRPWRSVADLVAAAKAAPGRLSYGTSGIVGGPHLAGLLFDRMAGIETTPVHYRGGGLVVTDLLAGRVDFSFATAASVLAQVREGKLRALAVPHAERSRLMPELPTVAESGVPGFDVPSWYGVLAPRGTPDAAIARINAAMRVALNDAEATAVLNRNGLEPRWSTPEQMAQALAAERTTWEPIIRESGIRIE, encoded by the coding sequence ATGACCATACCCGCCTTCCGCCGCCGCGCGCTGCTTGGTGCCGCTGCCCTGCCGCTCGCCGCGCCGGCCTTCGCCCAGGAGGGCTTCCCCACCCGCCCGCTACGCCTTGTCGTGGGCTTCACGCCCGGCGGTGCGACCGACATCTCGGCCCGCGCCATCGCGCCCAAGATGGGCGAGGCGCTCGGCCAACCGGTGATCGTGGAAAACCGCCCCGGCGCGGGCAGCAACATCGCGTCGGAAGTGGTGGCGCGCAGCCCAGCCGATGGCCACACGCTGCTGCTCGCGACCCTCGGCGCGCTGGTGGTAAGCCCGATGGTGGTGCGCCTGCCGATCGACCCGGCGCGCGACCTGGTGCCGATCTCGATCGCCGTCGACCTGTTCAACATCCTGGTCCTACCGATGGACCGGCCGTGGCGCAGCGTGGCCGACCTGGTGGCCGCGGCGAAGGCGGCGCCGGGCCGCCTGTCCTATGGCACCAGCGGCATCGTCGGCGGGCCGCACCTGGCGGGGCTGCTGTTCGACCGCATGGCGGGCATCGAGACGACGCCCGTGCATTACCGCGGCGGCGGGCTTGTGGTGACCGACCTGCTGGCGGGGCGCGTGGACTTCTCCTTCGCCACCGCCGCGTCCGTCCTGGCGCAGGTGCGCGAGGGCAAGCTGCGCGCCCTGGCGGTGCCGCATGCCGAACGTTCCCGCCTGATGCCCGAGCTGCCGACCGTCGCGGAATCCGGCGTGCCGGGCTTCGACGTGCCGTCCTGGTATGGCGTGTTGGCGCCGCGCGGCACGCCCGACGCTGCGATCGCGCGCATCAATGCCGCGATGCGCGTGGCGCTGAACGATGCCGAGGCGACGGCGGTGCTCAACCGCAACGGGCTGGAGCCGCGCTGGTCCACGCCGGAACAGATGGCCCAGGCGCTCGCGGCCGAGCGCACGACCTGGGAGCCGATCATCCGCGAGAGCGGCATACGCATCGAGTAG
- a CDS encoding amidohydrolase family protein, whose protein sequence is MRLSRRSVIAAPPAAALPVQAVAQSIPKVALEEHVITPGLQPYLERAFPPTPRAAREAIIARLADFGDQRIAAMDAAGVDVAVLSISGPGVQIEPDARLATRLAAEANDALAAQIARRPARYAGFAHLAMQDPAGAADELERCVRQLGFEGALVNGHTNGVYLDDPRHDVFWERLQALDVPLYLHPGDSHRMPFVLEGFPELQKPVWEWTTETTSHALRLIVSGVFDRFPRAKLILGHMGEAIPYELWRLDSRYAFTETNRCVARKPSEYVRQNFYVTTSGQFDNVPLMAAIAAMGHGRVLFSIDYPYESSDDAARFIAAAPLDDEARRAVAGGNARALLRLAAAP, encoded by the coding sequence ATGCGCCTGTCCCGCCGCTCCGTCATCGCCGCGCCCCCCGCCGCCGCCTTGCCCGTACAGGCCGTGGCGCAGTCCATCCCGAAGGTGGCGCTCGAGGAACACGTCATCACGCCGGGGCTGCAGCCCTATCTGGAGCGCGCCTTCCCGCCGACGCCGCGCGCAGCGCGCGAGGCCATCATCGCGCGCCTTGCGGATTTCGGAGACCAGCGCATCGCCGCGATGGATGCAGCGGGCGTGGATGTCGCGGTGCTGTCGATTTCCGGCCCCGGCGTGCAGATCGAACCCGATGCACGCCTCGCGACACGCCTCGCCGCCGAGGCCAACGACGCGCTTGCCGCGCAGATCGCGCGCCGCCCGGCGCGCTATGCCGGCTTCGCGCACCTGGCCATGCAGGACCCGGCCGGTGCGGCGGACGAACTCGAACGCTGCGTGCGCCAGCTCGGCTTCGAGGGCGCGCTGGTGAACGGCCACACCAATGGTGTGTACCTGGATGACCCGCGCCACGACGTCTTCTGGGAACGGCTGCAGGCGCTGGACGTGCCGCTGTACCTGCATCCGGGCGATTCCCACCGCATGCCCTTCGTGCTGGAGGGCTTCCCGGAATTGCAGAAGCCGGTCTGGGAATGGACCACCGAGACCACGTCGCATGCGCTGCGGCTGATCGTCTCCGGCGTATTCGATCGCTTCCCGCGCGCGAAGCTGATCCTCGGCCACATGGGCGAGGCGATCCCGTACGAGCTGTGGCGCCTGGACAGCCGCTACGCCTTCACCGAGACCAATCGCTGCGTCGCGCGCAAGCCATCCGAATACGTGCGGCAGAATTTCTACGTCACCACATCGGGCCAGTTCGACAACGTGCCGCTGATGGCCGCCATCGCGGCGATGGGGCATGGGCGCGTGCTGTTCTCGATCGACTACCCGTATGAATCCTCGGACGACGCCGCGCGCTTCATCGCTGCCGCGCCGCTGGACGACGAGGCCCGCCGCGCCGTGGCCGGCGGCAATGCGCGCGCATTGCTGCGCCTGGCGGCCGCGCCATGA
- a CDS encoding class I SAM-dependent methyltransferase, which yields MISPRAPFADPEAVARYTDMPPRLVPGLDALHRMTALLLAERCAPDARILVLGAGGGLELKAFAEAQPGWRFAGVDPSAEMLALAARTLGPLAARVDMHEGYIGTAPPGPFDAATCLLTLHFLPPEARAQTLAALFARLKPGAPLVVAHHSFPQAPGEKPVWLSRFAAFATASGVPAELAQGAADGIGQHLPALSPEQDATLLAEAGFVDVSLFYAALTFRGWVAYRP from the coding sequence ATGATATCGCCCAGGGCGCCTTTCGCCGATCCGGAGGCCGTCGCGCGCTATACCGACATGCCGCCGCGCCTGGTGCCGGGCCTCGATGCGCTGCATCGCATGACGGCGCTGCTGCTCGCAGAACGCTGCGCGCCGGATGCGCGCATCCTGGTGCTGGGCGCGGGCGGCGGGCTTGAACTGAAGGCCTTCGCCGAGGCGCAGCCGGGCTGGCGCTTCGCCGGCGTCGATCCCTCGGCCGAGATGCTGGCGCTGGCGGCGCGCACGCTCGGCCCGCTCGCAGCACGGGTCGACATGCACGAGGGCTACATCGGCACCGCGCCGCCCGGCCCCTTCGACGCCGCGACCTGCCTGCTGACGCTGCATTTCCTGCCGCCCGAGGCGCGCGCGCAGACCCTCGCGGCGCTGTTCGCGCGGCTGAAGCCCGGCGCGCCGCTGGTGGTGGCGCATCACAGCTTCCCGCAGGCGCCGGGCGAGAAGCCCGTCTGGCTGTCGCGCTTCGCTGCCTTCGCGACCGCCTCCGGCGTCCCGGCCGAGCTCGCGCAGGGCGCCGCCGATGGGATCGGCCAGCACCTGCCCGCGCTGTCGCCCGAACAGGACGCCACGTTGCTGGCGGAAGCCGGCTTCGTCGACGTCAGCCTGTTCTACGCAGCGTTGACCTTCCGCGGCTGGGTGGCCTATCGGCCGTGA
- a CDS encoding glutamate-5-semialdehyde dehydrogenase — MNSASEHHAVNAIAQDAARLLDTAARAARAAAAVIARAPSPAKDLALTQGAAAIRRNAAAILAANAADVEAAPGLTSAFRDRLTLTPARIEAMAVGLEEVAALPDPVGRTLAEWTRPNGLVFRRVAQPLGVIGMIFESRPNVTADAAALCLKSGNAVILRGGSESTRSAAAIHACLVEGLRAAGLPEATVQIAPTADRAFVGAMLRAAGLIDLIIPRGGKGLVTRVLEEARVPVLAHAEGLCHTYIHAAADPAMARAVLANAKMRRTGVCGSTETLLIDAAIAPALLPLLVADLRALGCDFRADDRARAIVADLPAATDTDFATEWLDAILSVKVVDGVADALAHIRRFGSEHTEAIITQDEAAARDFLDGIDSAVGLWNASTQFCDGGEFGFGAEIGIATGRMHARGPVGLEQLCTYRYQVIGTGQTRP, encoded by the coding sequence ATGAACTCGGCATCGGAGCACCACGCCGTGAACGCCATCGCCCAGGACGCCGCCCGCCTGCTCGACACCGCCGCCCGCGCCGCCCGCGCGGCCGCTGCGGTCATCGCGCGCGCGCCGTCGCCGGCGAAGGACCTGGCGCTGACTCAGGGCGCTGCCGCGATCCGCCGAAACGCCGCCGCGATCCTCGCCGCCAATGCCGCGGATGTGGAGGCCGCCCCCGGCCTGACTTCGGCCTTCCGCGACCGCCTGACGCTGACGCCCGCCCGCATCGAGGCGATGGCCGTCGGCCTGGAGGAGGTCGCCGCCCTGCCCGACCCCGTCGGCCGCACCCTGGCGGAATGGACCCGCCCCAATGGCCTGGTGTTCCGCCGCGTGGCCCAGCCGCTCGGCGTCATCGGCATGATTTTCGAGAGCCGGCCCAACGTGACGGCCGATGCCGCCGCGCTCTGCCTGAAATCCGGTAATGCCGTGATCCTGCGCGGCGGCAGCGAGAGCACGCGCTCCGCCGCCGCCATCCATGCCTGCCTGGTCGAGGGCCTGCGCGCAGCCGGCCTGCCCGAAGCGACCGTGCAGATCGCCCCCACCGCCGACCGCGCCTTCGTGGGTGCCATGCTACGCGCGGCGGGGCTGATCGACCTCATCATCCCGCGCGGCGGCAAGGGCCTGGTCACGCGCGTGCTGGAGGAAGCCCGCGTGCCGGTCCTCGCGCATGCCGAGGGGCTTTGCCACACCTACATCCACGCCGCCGCCGACCCCGCCATGGCGCGTGCCGTGCTGGCGAATGCGAAGATGCGCCGCACCGGCGTCTGCGGTTCGACCGAGACACTTCTGATCGACGCCGCCATCGCGCCGGCCCTGCTGCCGCTGCTGGTCGCCGACCTGCGCGCGCTGGGCTGCGACTTCCGTGCCGATGACCGCGCGCGCGCCATCGTGGCGGACCTGCCCGCCGCGACCGATACGGACTTCGCCACCGAATGGCTCGACGCCATCCTGTCGGTGAAGGTGGTGGATGGCGTGGCGGATGCGCTGGCCCATATCCGCCGCTTCGGATCCGAACACACCGAGGCGATCATCACGCAGGACGAAGCCGCCGCGCGCGACTTCCTCGACGGCATCGATTCCGCGGTCGGCCTGTGGAATGCCTCGACGCAGTTCTGCGACGGCGGCGAATTCGGCTTCGGCGCGGAGATCGGCATCGCCACCGGGCGGATGCATGCGCGCGGGCCGGTCGGGCTCGAACAGCTCTGCACCTATCGCTACCAGGTCATCGGGACGGGCCAGACCCGGCCGTGA